From the genome of Desulfovibrio sp. JY:
GGTGTTCATGAGCGCCTTTACCACCAAGACCGCCGTCTACGTGCTGGCCCGGGGCTTCGCCGGGTTCGAGATCCTGGCCGTCGGCGGCTGCATCATGGCGCTCTACGGCGTCTTTTACGCGACCATTGAGAACAATGCCCGGCGCATCCTGTCCTACCACATCGTTTCCCAGGTCGGGTACATGGTCTGCGGCATCGGCATCGGCACGGCCATGGCCGTGGACGGGGCCTGCGCCCACGCCTATGCCCACATCCTTTATAAGGGCCTGCTGTTCATGGGCACGGGCTGCCTGCTCTACGCCTGCGGCACGGCCAAGCTGTCCGAGCTTGGCGGTCTGGCCTCGCGGATGCCGCTGGTCATGATCGGCTACATGGTCGGCGCGGTCTCCATCTCCGGCATGCCGCTCTTCAACGGCTTCGTGACCAAGACCATGACCATCACCGCCGCCGCCGAGGCCCATCGCACCTGGTTGGCCCTCGGCATGGAACTGGCCGCCGTGGGCACGTTCCTCTCCGTCGGCATCAAGCTGCCGTACTTCGCTTTCTGGGCCAAGCCGAAGAGCACCATGGAGATCAAGCCCATCCCCTGGAACATGTACCTCGGCATGGCCATCTCTTCGTTCCTGTGCCTCTTTATCGGCCTGTTCCCGGGCACGCTCTATTCGCTGCTGCCCTTTCCCACGGACTACGTGCCCTACACCCCCTGGCATGTGTTGCAGGCCTGCTGCCTGCTCGGCTTCACCGGGCTCGGGTTCTACCTCATGCGCAAGATCATTCCGCCGCACCCCAGCCGCAACCTGGATTTCGACTTCCTGTACCGGGCCATTGGCCGGGGCTTTGTGAAGGTCGTTTCCGTGCCGGCTGCGGCTATCGATAACATCTGGACCGATGTCTACGAGAAGGTTGGGCTTAAGGCCCTGATCGAGGCCGGACACGGCACGAGCATCTTTGACGGCAAAGTCATCGACGGCGTGCTCGACGGCTCGGCCAGGAGCGTGCGTGAAGTCGGCGGGGCGACGGTCGCGCGCGGCCAGACCGGACGGCTGCAGGATTATCTCGCCGCGGCCGTGACCATAGGTCTTGTCATCTTCGCCATCGTCTGGTTCGTCGGCTGACCGCCAAGGGTCAAAGGGAGCTTTGCATGACGACGCAATACGGATTTCCGGTGGTGACGATGCTGATCGTCCTGCCTTTGGTGGTCGCGGCGGCCTTGCTGGTGCTGCGGCGAAACGAGCGCACCGTGCGGCTCGTGACGCTCGGCGCGGGCATTCTCGAATGCCTGCTCGCGTTGCCGCTACTCTCCTACGCGCCAAACGGCCCGGCCTTTCAGTTCGTGGAGCAGGCGCCCTGGCTGCCGGCCCTTGGCATGTCCTACCACATGGGCGTGGATGGCCTGAGCCTCTACATGATCCTCTTAACCGCCCTGATGCTGCCGCTTTGCGTACTCGGCTCCTGGACGTACATCAGTAAGCGCGTCACCGAGTTCCACTTCTGCCTGCTGCTGATGACCTCGGCCTGCATCGGCGTGTTCGCGGCGCTCGATTTCGTGCTCTTCTACGTCTTCTGGGAGGCCATGCTCGTCCCCATGTACCTGCTGATCGCGGTCTGGGGCGGGCCGAGACGGCGTTACGCCTCCATCAAGTTCTTCCTCTACACCCTGGCCGGCTCGACGCTCTTGCTCGCGGCCATCGTGGCCTTCCGCCACGTCGGCGGCACCTTCTCCATCCCCGAACTGATGGAGAAGAGCTATTCCTTCCGCTTCCAGATGTGGGCTTTCCTGGCCATGGCCCTGGCCTTTGCCATCAAGGTCCCCATGTTTCCGTTCCATACCTGGCTGCCGGCCGCCCACGTCGAGGCCCCGGCCGCGGGCAGCGTGCTGCTGGCCGCCATTTTGCTCAAAATGGGCACCTACGGCTTCCTGCGTTTCTGCCTGCCGCTGACCCCGGCCGCCTCGGTCACGGCCGCCCCGGTCATGATCGCCATCTCCATCGCCTCCATCATCTACGGCGGCTGCATCGCGCTCGGGCAGACCGACATCAAGAAACTGATCGCCTACTCGTCCGTGGGCCACATGGGCTTCGTGACGCTCGGCATCTTCCTTTTCAGCGTCAAGGGCGTCTCCGGGGCCATCCTCCAGATGCTCAACCACGGCATCACCACCGGCGGCCTCTTCATGATGGTCGGACTCATCTACGAACGCAGCCACAGCCGCGAGATCACCGACAACCAGGGACTCGGCAAGTTCATGCCGGCCTTCATGTTCCTCTTCGGCCTTTTTTCCTTCTCGTCCCTGGCCTTTCCGGGCACCAACAGTTTCGTGGGCGAGATCCTGGTCCTTATCGGGGCCTTCTCCAGCAATACCTGGGTCGGCTTCTGCGCCGTGCCCGGGGCCATGCTCGCCGCCGCCTACATGCTGCGCCTGCTGCAGCGCGTGACCTGGGGCGAGCCGAGCTCCTTCAAGAAGAGCTGGCATGACCTCGGCGCGCGGGAATGGGTGACGCTCATCCCGCTGGCCTTGCTCGTCTTCTATATCGGCCTGGCCCCGTCGTTGGCCATCAAGACCATCGAGCCCTCCATCGAGCGTGTGCTTTCCGTCATGCACCAAAAGAATCAGGCCATGGGCTTGACCAGTGACATGAAGTTCACCGAGCGCATGCGCCTTCCCGCGTCCATGACCGTGGCCACCGCCACGGACGCCGTCCGCAAGGAGCTTCCATGACCATCTTCAAACTGTTGCCGGAATTGTGGCTGCTGGGCATTGTCTGCGCCCTGTTCGTCGCCAGCGTGCGCGGCTCGCGGCGGGTGATGTCCTGGTTGCCCGTGGCCGCCGGAATCGGCGTGCTGGTCGCCGTGGCCGGGCTCTCGTCCCGGGGCGAGATGCTCTACGCCACCTACAAGCTGGATGCCCTGTCGCAGTTTTTCAAGCTCGCCATCGCCTTCGGCTTCGCCGTGGTGGCCGGCATCGCCGCCGGCAAGAAAGAAAGCCGGGACCTGACCCCTGACTACTTCATGCTGCTGGCGCTTTCGGCCTGGGGACTCATGCTTTTGGCCTCGTGCGTGGAGCTGGTCACGCTGTACCTGGCCCTGGAGCTTTCCTCCTACAGCCTCTACGCCCTTATTCCGCTGCGCGGCCAGGATCGGCGCGCGGCCGAAGCCGGCATCAAGTATATCCTTTTCGGCGCGGCGGTGACGGCCATTGCCCTTTTCGGCCTGTCCTACATCATGGCCGCCAAGCACACGACCTACATCGCCGCCTTGGCCGCCTCCTCCTGGAGCTTTGCCGACGCGCCCCTGGCCGTGGTCGGGTTGACCCTCTTTCTGGCCGGCTTCTTCTACAAGCTGGCGCTGTTCCCGTTCCACTTCTGGTGCCCTGACGTCTATCAGGGGACGAAAAACGAGACGGCCGCCTACGTGGCCACCATTCCCAAACTCGGCGCCGTGGTGGTGCTGGTGCGTCTGGCCGCCATTCTCACCCCGCACATGGAAGTGACCACCATCCTGGCCATCCTCGGCGCGATCTCCATGACCGGCGGCAACCTGGCCGCCCTGGTCCAGCGCGACGTCAAGCGCCTGCTCGGCTACTCCTCCGTGGCCCATGCCGGCTACGTCATGCTGGGCCTTGCCGCCGGATCGGCGGCGGGGCTGGCCGCCTCGGCCTTTTACAGCCTGGCCTACATCCTCATGAACCTGGCTGCCTTCTACGTCGTGTGCACCATCTCGAAAGACGGCGAGAATCCGAGCCTGGACGACCTCGACGGCCTGTATCACCGCGCGCCGGCCCTGGCCATGATCCTGGCCGTGGCCGCCTTCTCCCTGGTCGGCCTGCCGCCGACCGCCGGGTTCACGGGCAAGCTCTTCCTGCTCTCGGCCGCCTGGGATCAGGGCTTTTACTGGCTGGTGATCGTGGCCGTGCTCAATACGGCCATCTCCATCTACTACTACCTGGGTCTGGTGCGCCACGCCTACACCGGCGAATCCGACGCTCCGGCCCTGGTCATCCCCAAGGGCACGTTGGTCTTTGGCGGCGTGCTGGCGGCGCTGGTGCTCCTGGCCGGCATCATTCCCGCGCCGCTGTACGATCTGGCGGCCATGGCCGGGACCCAGCTGCACCCCTAGGGTGCGGCGGCAGTCAACGAAAGGAGGGAAAGGCGCATGGTCTTTACCTGGTTTCAAGCGGCGATACTGCTCTTCTTCCTGGGCGGGGTGCTCTTTGCCGCCGGCCCGCTTCTGGCCGAGCTGTTCCTCGCCCCCAAGGCCCGCGGCGGAGCCCTGGCCGAGACGTACGAATGCGGCGTGCCCACCCACGGCCGTTCCTGGGTCCGGTTCGGCATCAACTACTACTTCTACGCCCTGATCTTTTTGGCCTTCGAGGTGGATATCCTCTACCTCTTCCCCGTGGCGGCCCTTTTCGCCAAGCCCCAGGGGATGGTCGCGGCCATCAAGTTGCTGGTTTTCATCGCGGTGCTCGGCGCCGCCATCATCTACTTCATGCGTAAGGGAGTGTTCACATGGCCCCGCAGAATCCAGGTCCGTGTTGCGCCCCGGCCGTAAACACGGTCGAACCGGCGCTCGTCGCCACGCCTGCGGTCCAGAAGATCGTGGATGTGTGCCGGGCCATGTCCATCTGGCCCATGACCTTCGGCATCGCCTGCTGCGCCATCGAGATGATGGCCGTGGGCATGGCCCGGTTCGACATCGCGCGCTTCGGCGCGGAGGTTTTCCGGCCCTCGCCGCGCCAGTCCGATCTGATGATCGTGGCCGGTACGGTCAACAAGAAGCTCGCCCCGCTGGTGGTGCGGCTTTTCGAACAGATGCCCGCGCCGCGTTTCGTCATGGCCCTTGGCAACTGCGCCATCTCGGGCGGCCCGTTCAATATTGAGGGCCAGTACAACGTGGTCCAGGGCGTGGACACCCTCATCCCGGTCGACGTCTACGTGCCCGGCTGCCCGCCCCGTCCCGAGGGATTGCTGGAAGGCCTGTTCGCCATCCAGCAGAAGATGACCGGCCGGCGCTGGTGGCAGGTCCCCGCTGGAGGCGAACGATGAACCAGGCCCTTCTCGAAAAACTCCATCCGGCCTGCTCCGCGCCCCTGGATTTCAAGGCCACGGGCTGCGTGCTCTCCGTCACCCTGACGGCGGAAACCATCCACGACGCCGTGGCCGTGCTTTTCGCCGAAGGCTACCTGCTCGAGGACGTCATGGCCTCCGACCTGGAGGAGGGCTTCGAGGTGGCCTACCACCTGAGCCTGCTCGACGGCGCCAACCGCATCGTGCTGCGCCTGACCGTGCCCCACGACAACCCGACGGTACCGACGGTGAGCGACATTTATTCCGGGGCCGACTGGCACGAGCGGGAATGCTTCGATTTTTACGGCATCACTTTCACCGGCCATCCGAACCTGCACAATCTGCTTCTCCCCGAGAACAGCGATATCCATCCGCTGATCAAGGCGGAGAAGGCCCGCAAGTCCCTGGCCGATCTCGTGCCGCTTTCCTATCTCGTCGACTGCGGGCTGGCCGAGCCCGCTCCCGAGCCCAAGGAGAAGGCCAAACCCGCGCCGGTGGCCCCAAAAGCCGCCAAGGACGCCCAGGGCTAAGGAGGAAGCATGCAAGCCTTCGATCCGAATTCCTTGCGGGGTGATCTCGTCTCCGCGCGGTTCGAGCCCGGACCGACCGAGGACAAGCTCATTTTGAGCATGGGCCCGCAGCATCCCTCCACGCACGGCGTGTTGCGCATCATGCTCGAACTCGACGGCGAGTACATCGTGCGGGCCGAGCCGGTGCTCGGCTACATTCACCGCATGCACGAGTGGATGGCCGAGCAGAAGACCTACATGCAGTTCATGCCGAACATGGGCCGGGTGGACTATCTCCATCCCATGGCCTGGAACTGGGCCTTTGCCGGTGCGGTGGAACGGCTGATGGGGCTCGAGGTGCCGGAGCGCGCCGAGTACATCCGCGTGGCCGTGACGGAACTCAACCGCATCACCTCGCATTTGCTGTGGTGGGGCGCCTATCTGCTCGACCTCGGGGCGTTTACTCCCATCATGTACGCCTTCGACGATCGCGAGAAGATCCTCGACATCCTCCAGGACGTCACGGGTTCGCGCCTGACCTATTCCTACTTCACCATCGGCGGGCTGTACGGCGACGTGCCCGACGACTTCGCCTCGCGCTGCCTGGCCTTCACCCGGCACCTGCGGTCGCGGCTGCCCATGTACCGCGATCTGGTCACGGACAACGTGATCCTGCGCGGGCGCTGCGAGGGCATCGGCGTCATGGACGTGGAACTGGCCCGCCGCTACGGCGCGACCGGCCCCATGATCCGCGGTTCGGGCGCGCCCGTGGACACCCGCCGGGCCGAGCCCTACGGCGTCTACAACCGCTTCGACTTCCACATCCCGACCTACACCGAAGGCGACGCCATGGCCCGCTACATGGTGCGCCTCGACGAGCTGGTCACCAGCTGCGACATCATCGACCAGGCCGTGGCCAACCTGCCGGGCGGCCCGATTCAGACCAAGGTGCCGAAGACCATAAAGCCGCCCAAGGGCGAGGCCTCCTTCGCCGTCGAAGGCGCGCGCGGCAAGATCCTCGTCCACGTGCGTTCCGACGGCGGCCCCAAGCCGTACCGGGTCAAGCTGCGCGCCCCGGGTTTTTCCAACCTGCACGTGTTCAGCGAACTGGCCGAGGGCACGCTCCTGGCCGACGCCGTTTCCATCCTGGGCAGCCTTGACCTTGTCATCCCGGAGATCGACCGATGAACATGGACATGCTTTTAAGCCTCGATTATCCGCTGACGCGGCTGGTCATCGGCCTGCTGGGCATCTTCGCCTTTGTCGGCCTCAACGGCCTGATCCTGGTGTGGGTCGAACGCAAGGTGGCCGGCCATTGCCAGTACCGTCCCGGTCCCTTGCACGTGGGGCCTCACGGCCTGCTGCAGCCGCTGGTCGACGCGGTCAAGCTCATGGGCAAGCAGCTCGTGGCGCCGGCCCGGTGCGACCGGGTCCTTTTCTGGACCGCGCCGCTTCTGGCCTTCGCACCGGTGACCATCTGCCTGTTGCCGTTGCCCTACGGCCCCAGCCTTTCACCCATCCCCATGAACCTCGGGCTGGTGCTCATCCTGGCCTTTTCCGGGCTTGGCGTGCTGTCGCTGATCCTGGCCGGCTGGGGGTCCAACAACAAATACGGTCTGCTCGGCGCGGCCCGGGCCGTGGCCCAGTCGGTAGCCTACGAGGTGCCGCTGCTGCTGTCGGTCATGGCCGTGGCCCTGACCGCCGGTTCGCTCGACCTCTACACCATCTCGGCCCAGCAGGGCGGCTGGCCCTGGCAGTGGTACGGCGTCAAGAATCCGCTGGCCTTTTTCATCTTCCTCATCTGCGCCGTGGCCGAGACCAACCGCGCTCCCTTCGACCTGCCGGAAGCCGAATCGGAACTGACGGCCGGGTTCCACACCGAATACTCGGGCATGGGCTTCGGCCTGTTCTTCCTGGCCGAATACGCCAACATGATCGTGGTTTCGGGCGTTGCCGCCGCGCTGTTCCTGGGCGGCTGGCAGGGGCCGTTCCTGCCCGGCGTGTGGTGGTTTCTGGTCAAGATCTACTGCGTGCTCTTCTTCATCATCTGGCTGCGCTGGACGTATCCGCGCGTGCGCTTCGACCAGCTCCTTAACCTCAGCTGGAAGTGGCTTACGCCCCTGGCGCTGATCGACCTTGCCCTGACCGTGGTCGTGGCGGGACTTGGAGGCTGACATGTCGCAACTTTCGCAACTTATCGAAGAAGCCTACACGGGGCTCAAAAGCCTGGTCATCGGCCTTGGCGTGACGGGAAAGGCGCTGTGCGAGCCCGGCGTGACCGTGATCTATCCCAAAGAGGAAGTGGACAACCTGGCCACCTTTCGCGGCCATGTGGAGCTGATCGGCAAGGACGACGACCCGGCCGTGGCGCGTTGCGTGGCCTGCGGCGCCTGCGCCAAGGCCTGCCCGTCGAACTGCATCTCGGTGTTGTGCCCGGTGCCGGTCAAGGAAGGCGAGGCGGATACGGGCAAGCTGGGGCCGGCTCCCCAGAAGGGCAGCAAGACGCCGGCGCAATTCATTGTGGATTACTCGCTTTGCAGCCTGTGCGGCCAATGCGCCCGGGCCTGCCCCGTGGATTCGCTGCGCTTTTGCCACGACGCCTACACGGTGGCTTTTGACCGCAAGGCGTTTCAATTCGAACTGGTTTCCCGGCTGCGCCAGCAGGCGGAGCAGGCGCTCGAAGGCGGCGAGGAATAGAAACGCGACACGGCGTTTTCTTTCGCTGGATACGACAAGCGCCCGTGGTTGCCCACGGGCGTTTTTTTTTGTCCGCCGGGCACCTCTCGCCCGTTACGCATCGGCCGACGCGGCACTATCCCTTTGAAAGTTTTGGAAGGGGGTCCAGGGGGAAACTTTTTTCAAAAAGTTTCCCCCTGGCCGCCGGAGGCACGAGACATCCTCAACCTCTGTCGGGCAACACCTTGCCCGGGTTCATGACGCCCCGGGGATCGAACAGGTGTTTGAGGCCCTGTTGCAGGGCGATGGAGCGGGGTGAAAGTTCCATGTCGAGGAAGGGCTTTTTGGCCAGGCCGATGCCGTGTTCGCCGGACATGGTGCCGCCGAGTTCGAGGACGATGGCCACAAGCTCGCGCAAAAGCGCCTGGCCGCGCTCGCGGCTGCCGTCCTCGCCCGTGACGTTGACGTGGATGTTGCCGTCGCCGGCATGGCCGAAGGCGTAGACCGTCATGCCGAAGCGCTGTCCGAGCCCGGGCAGGCGGGCCACAAGCTCGGGGATGCGGGCTATCGGCACCACCGTGTCGTCGGAAAGGTAGACCGGCGCGCTTTCGTGGATGCGCGTGGAGGTCTGGCGGCGGATGTCCCAGAGCTTTTCGCGCTTGGCGGCGTCGTCGGCCGGCATGATGGCCAGGGCCCCGGCGTCGCGGCAGATGTCGGCGATGCGGGTGATGTCCCTGGCCGCCTCGTCCGGGTCGCCGTCGGCTTCGAGCAACAGCAGCGTCGGTTCGCCGTCCGGAAGGGGCAGGGGCAAAAGCTCCTCCACAAGCCCCAGACAGGCCCGGTCCATGAATTCCACGGCCGAGGGCGTGATGCCGCTGGTCATGATGGCGGACACGGTGGTCACGGCGGCGCGGGCGTCGGCGAAAAGCGCGGCAACCGCCCGCACCGCGCGCGGATGGGGAATGAGCTTGACGGTAAGCTCCGTGATGACGCCAAGGGTGCCTTCCGAGCCGACGAGCAGCCCGGTCAGGTCGTAGCCCACCACGCCCTTGCGCGTGGCCACGCCCGTCTTGAGGATTTCCCCGTCCGGCAGCACGCAGGTCGCGCCGAGCACATAGTCGCGGGTGACGCCGTATTTGACGCAGGCCGGGCCGCCGGCGTTGGTGGCGGCGTTGCCGCCCAGGGTGGAGGTGGCCAGGCTCGCCGGGTCCGGCGGGTAGAAAAGGCCGGTTTCGGCGGCGGCGTCGCGCAGGGTCTTGGTGACCACACCCGGCTCGACCACGGCCACGAGGTTGGCCGTATCGATGGCCAGGATGCGGTCCATGGCCGTGGTCGCCACCACCACGCCGCCGGCCGTGGCCACGCAGCCGGCGCACAGCCCGGTGCCGGCCCCGCGCGGGGTCACGGCAAAGCCGTGGCGATGGGCCAGACGCAGCAGGCAGCTGATCTCGTCGGCGTTTCGGGGGAAAAAGACGGCTTCGGGCGCGGCGGCAATGCCCGAATCATCGGTCGCGGCCCCATTGAGCACTTCGGGGTCCGTGCGAAAGCCCGGCCCCAGCTCGCGGGCCAGGGCGGCAAGCAGCGCGACGTCCACGGTCAATCCTTTTTGGCTTCGAATCCCGGCAGTTCCAGGCGCTTTTCCACCGCGCGCAGCACCAGGGTGGCCACGGTCACCAGCGCCAGATAGTAGACGCCGACCACGACGAAAACCTCGGTGTTGCGAAAGGTGGACTTGGCCAGGCTCCTGCCCATGCCGGTCAGGTCGCTGACCGTGATGATGGAGGCCAGCGACGAATATTTGATGAGGTAGATGATCTCGTTGCCGCAACCGGGCAGCGCCCGGCGAAAGGCCTGGGGCAGGACCACCGAGGTGATGGTGGTAAACGGCGTCATGCCGAGCGCCTGGGCGGCCCGCAGCTGGCCCCGCTTGATGGAGAGCAGCCCGCCCCGGATGTACTCGGACTGGTAGGCCCCGCTACACAGCGCAAACCCGATGATCGAGGCCCACATGGGCGACAGGATGCAGCGCCAGTCGCCGATGGAGACGTAGGGCAGGGCGAAGTACCAGAAGTAGAGCTGCACCACCAGCGGCGTGCCGCGAAAAAGCGACACGTACCATTCGAGGCCGCGCACCAGCGGCCGGGGGCCGTAGACCCGGGCCGTGCCCACGGTCACGCCGATGGCGATGCCCAGGAGCGAGGAGGGGATGATCAGGAGAATGCTCGTCCACAGGCCCGCATTGAGCGTCGGAATGATGCGGCTGGCCGCGAAATGAAAAAAGCTGTCCATGGCGTCAGGCGGCCGGGGAGGCGAGTTCGCAGGTGGCTTCGCCGGCAAGTTCGCTGAGCTTGGCGCAAAACGACTGGGTGCGGCTGCCCGAGCCCGGAGCGAGCAGGACCGCGGGCGAACCGCGCTCCACGATGCGCCCCTGTTCCATAAACAGGAACTCGTCGGCCAGGGCGGCCGAAAAACTGATCTGGTGCGTGGCCATGATCATGGTCATGCCCTCGTCGGCCAGGTCGCGGATGACGGTGAGCACTTCGCCGATAAGCTCCGGGTCCAGGGCCGAGGTCGGCTCGTCGAGGAGCAGTACCTTGGGGTCCAGGGCAAGCGCCCGGGCCACGGACACCCGCTGCTTCTGGCCGCCGGAAAGCTGGGCCGGGTAGAGCGAGGGTTTGTCGGCCAGACCCACCCGGGCCAGTTCCTCCATGGCCCGCGCGGTTGCGGCGCGCTTGTCCATGCCCTTGACCTTGATTAAGGCCACGCGCACGTTCTCCATGGCGGAGAGGTGGTCGAACAGGTTGAAATCCTGAAAGATCATGCCGACCTGCTGGCGCAGGGCGAGCAGTTCGCGCTTGCTTTTGCCGTCGATGGTCTTGCCTTCGAGGGAGATGGTGCCGGAGTCGGGTGGGGAGAGGAAGTTGATGCAGGCGAGCAGCGTGGATTTGCCCGCGCCCGAAGGACCGATGAGCACCTTGAGTCCGCCCCTTTTGACGGTAAGGGATACGTCGTCGAGGATGCGGTTCCCGCCGATGGTCTTGACGATGTTTTCGACGCGCAAAATGGGCTGGTCAACCATGCTACAATGATCCCTGGTGCGCGTATCCGGGGATGCGCACCTTGGCCTCGAGGCGTTTGAGGGCCTTGATGCCGGCCCAGGTGAGAAAGAAAAAGAGCGCCCCGGCCAAAAGGGAAAGGGGCAGCGGCTGGTGGGTGACGGCCGCCACCGACCGGGTGCGGGACATGACCTCGAGAACGCCGATGGTAAAGGCCAGGGCCGAGTCCTTGAGCAGAATGGAATATTCGTTGGACCAGGCCGGAATGGCCAGACGCAGCGCCTGGGGCAGGATGATGGCGCGGATGGCGGTGGCGTCGCTCATGCCGAGCGCCCGGGCGGCCTTGAGCTGTCCCGGCGGCAGGCCCTGGATGGCGCCCCGGAAAATCTGCGACTGGTAGGCGGCGCTGGTCAGGCCAAGGACCAGCACGGCGGACAGAAAGCCCGAGGACAGGGGCAGAAAGGACAGGGCTGGAATCTCGCTTAAGTAGGCCATGATGCCGAAGTAAAAGAGGTAGAGCTGGACCAGGATGGGAATGCCGCGAAAAAGCCAGATGTAGGCCGAGACGAAGCGGCGCATGGCCTTGCCGCCGTAGACGTGGGCCACGGCCAGGGGAATGCCGAAGAGGAGCCCCAGGCCCATGGCGCCGATGATAAGTCCCGCCGTCCACCACAGGCCGCCGAGGATGTAGGGCAGGCCTTCCCAAATGGCCAGGGCTGCCTTGACGTAACCGTCCATAATGATTTGTGTCCGGGAAAGGCGCGCCCGCGCCCGGAGCCGCCCGAAGAAGGACGTCCGGACGCGGGCGGCGCGGCGGATTACAGGCCGTACTTGGCCTTGAGTTCCTTCCAGTAGGGATCGGCCATAAGGAGCTTGAGCCCCTCGTTGATCTTCTTCTGGAATTCCTTGTCTTCCTTGCGCATGGCGTAACCGTACTTCTCCGGCTTGGCGTCGAAGGTGCCGGCGATCTTGTAGCCGGGGTTCTTCATGGCTTCCTTGGCGATGGTGCTGTCCATGCCGGAGCCGGCGATGCGGCCGATTTTCAGGTCCTCCAGGGACAGGTCCGTGGAGTCGTAGGGCACGACCTCGAACTTGTAGCCGGGCTTGGTGACCAGCTCCTCGAGCAGCTTGGCCGTGACCGTGCCGCGCTGTACGCCGATCTTCTTGCCGGAGTGCAGTATGTCGGCCAGGGAGGTGTTGTCCTTTTCCGGAACCACCAGAACCTGGGTGACTTCATAATAGGGGATGGAAAAATCGACCTTTTTGGCCCGCTCGGCCGTGGCGCTCATGCCCGAGGCGATGATGTCGATTTTTTTGGCCAGAAGCGCCGGGATGATGCCGTCCCAGTCCATGGGCTGGTGCTTGACCTTGAAGCCCATTTTCTTGGCGATCCAATTGAGCGACTCGACATCGAAGCCGGAGGGCTTGCCGTCCTTGTCCACGAAGCCGAACGGCGGAAAGCCGAAATCGATGCCGTTGATGTAGACTTTTTCCTCCGCCGCGGCCAGACCGCCGAAGCACAGGACAAAGACGGCCAGTGCGGCCAGAAGAAGGCCAAGACGCTTGCGCATGGTACGCTCCCGGGTTGAGGTGGCGAGGTGAGGGCCAGGGCCGAAACCGACGATGCCGGAACTTCCGGCGTGGACAGACGATGCGGCGTTACGGAACCGTAACCGGATAGCAGAGATGCCGCATCCGGGCAAGGGCGCGGCACATGGGGAAGCGGCTGTGGGAAGGCGTGGACGCGGCCTAAAGGGCCATTTCGCCAAGAACCCGGTTGCGGCCGGCCTGCTTGGCCGCATAGAGCATGCGGTCGGCGGCGCCGACGAGCGCCTCGGGGGTCATGCCGGCCTTGGGCGTGAGCGTTGCCGCCCCAAGGCTCACCGTGACCACCTCGGCGGCACGTGAATCCTCGTGCCCGATGTCGATGTCGATGACGGCTAAACGCATGCTCTCGGCCAGATGCAGCGCGCCGCGAAGGTCGGTGTTTTCGAGCACCACGGCGAATTCCTCGCCGCCGAAGCGCGCCACCAGATCGCCGGGGCGGCGCAAAGCGCCGGAAAGCGCCCGGGCCACGGAGCGCAGGCATTCGTCGCCGGCCATGTGGCCGTAGGCGTCGTTGTAGGCCTTGAAGTCGTCGATATCGGCCATGATCATCGACAGGGTAGTGTTGCAGCGCATGGCGTGACGCCAGGCCTGATCCAGGTATTCGTCGAAACGCCGCCGGTTGGGGATGCCGGTCAGCCCGTCGCGCATGGAAAGCGTTTCGAGCAGGTCCCCCCGGCGTTTG
Proteins encoded in this window:
- a CDS encoding ABC transporter substrate-binding protein, which produces MRKRLGLLLAALAVFVLCFGGLAAAEEKVYINGIDFGFPPFGFVDKDGKPSGFDVESLNWIAKKMGFKVKHQPMDWDGIIPALLAKKIDIIASGMSATAERAKKVDFSIPYYEVTQVLVVPEKDNTSLADILHSGKKIGVQRGTVTAKLLEELVTKPGYKFEVVPYDSTDLSLEDLKIGRIAGSGMDSTIAKEAMKNPGYKIAGTFDAKPEKYGYAMRKEDKEFQKKINEGLKLLMADPYWKELKAKYGL
- a CDS encoding diguanylate cyclase, producing the protein MDTPTTPANVLVVDDAPSNLAILTETLRNEFAVRIATSGPEALRLVCDTPPDLILLDILMPEMDGYEVCRRLKADFSTRNIPIIFLTAKNEVSDETLGLALGAVDYITKPITVPIVQARVRAHVELKRRGDLLETLSMRDGLTGIPNRRRFDEYLDQAWRHAMRCNTTLSMIMADIDDFKAYNDAYGHMAGDECLRSVARALSGALRRPGDLVARFGGEEFAVVLENTDLRGALHLAESMRLAVIDIDIGHEDSRAAEVVTVSLGAATLTPKAGMTPEALVGAADRMLYAAKQAGRNRVLGEMAL